The proteins below come from a single Pseudomonas chlororaphis genomic window:
- a CDS encoding FAD-binding molybdopterin dehydrogenase yields MNPFQYSKPETVQAAIDLSSPVSRFIAGGTNLLDLMKENLTRPAHLIDITGLPLADLSETPSGGVMIGALVSNADLAWHPWIERRYPLLSQAILAGASPQLRNMASTGGNLLQRTRCYYFYDANVPCNKRQPGSGCPARSGLNRIHAIFGASDQCVATHPSDMCVALAALEAVVHVLGRGGARTIEFADFHRLPGDAPERDNQLADDELITAIELPAAGFAEHSHYLKVRDRASYAFALVSVAAALELDGPVIRQARLALGGVAHKPWRDRAVESWLSGQTVSRETFTAAADALLQNAEPLEHNGFKVRLARRAIVRALSDAALGGQAK; encoded by the coding sequence ATGAACCCCTTTCAATACAGCAAGCCTGAGACCGTGCAGGCTGCCATCGACCTGTCGAGCCCGGTGTCGCGCTTCATCGCCGGTGGCACCAACCTGCTGGACCTGATGAAGGAGAACCTCACCCGCCCGGCGCACCTGATCGACATCACCGGGCTGCCCCTGGCGGACCTCAGCGAAACCCCATCGGGTGGGGTGATGATCGGCGCCTTGGTGAGCAATGCCGACCTGGCCTGGCATCCGTGGATCGAGCGCCGCTACCCGCTGCTGTCCCAGGCGATCCTGGCGGGCGCCTCGCCGCAACTGCGCAACATGGCCAGCACCGGTGGCAACCTGTTGCAACGCACCCGCTGCTACTACTTCTACGACGCCAACGTGCCGTGCAACAAACGCCAGCCTGGCAGCGGCTGCCCGGCGCGCAGCGGGCTGAACCGGATCCACGCGATTTTCGGTGCCAGCGACCAGTGCGTCGCGACGCATCCGTCCGACATGTGCGTGGCCTTGGCGGCCCTGGAAGCGGTGGTCCATGTGCTGGGCCGGGGCGGGGCGCGGACCATCGAGTTCGCCGACTTCCACCGCCTGCCCGGCGATGCCCCGGAGCGGGATAACCAACTGGCCGACGATGAACTGATCACCGCCATCGAACTGCCGGCCGCTGGTTTTGCCGAGCACAGTCACTACCTGAAGGTCCGTGACCGAGCCTCCTACGCCTTTGCGCTGGTGTCGGTGGCGGCGGCGCTGGAACTCGACGGACCGGTGATCCGCCAGGCGCGCCTGGCCCTGGGAGGCGTAGCGCACAAGCCCTGGCGTGACCGGGCGGTGGAAAGCTGGCTGAGCGGCCAGACCGTCAGCCGCGAAACCTTCACCGCCGCTGCCGACGCGCTGCTGCAAAACGCTGAACCGCTGGAACACAACGGCTTCAAGGTCAGGTTGGCGCGCCGGGCGATCGTGCGCGCCTTGAGCGATGCCGCACTGGGAGGGCAAGCCAAATGA
- a CDS encoding (2Fe-2S)-binding protein codes for MSATLSEATQASFVRHPIRLTLNGQVRELQVLPWTTLLDLLREQLDLVGSKKGCDHGQCGACTVLRDGKRINACLTLAVMCDGVELTTIEGLAGDDALHPMQQAFITHDAFQCGYCTPGQICSAVGLANEGRAQTGAQISELMSGNLCRCGAYNNIRDAIEEALPLCPQPQAPEGEQ; via the coding sequence ATGAGCGCGACCCTGTCCGAAGCGACGCAGGCGTCCTTCGTCCGTCATCCGATCCGCCTGACACTCAATGGCCAGGTGCGCGAGCTGCAGGTATTGCCCTGGACCACGCTGCTGGACCTGCTGCGTGAGCAACTGGACCTGGTAGGCAGCAAGAAAGGCTGTGACCACGGCCAGTGCGGCGCGTGCACGGTGTTGCGCGATGGCAAACGCATCAATGCCTGCCTGACCCTGGCGGTGATGTGCGACGGCGTCGAATTGACCACCATCGAAGGCTTGGCCGGCGATGACGCGTTGCACCCCATGCAGCAAGCTTTCATCACTCATGATGCCTTCCAGTGCGGCTACTGCACGCCGGGGCAGATCTGTTCGGCCGTCGGCCTGGCCAACGAGGGCCGGGCGCAGACCGGCGCGCAGATCAGTGAACTGATGAGCGGTAACCTCTGCCGCTGCGGTGCCTATAACAACATCCGCGACGCCATCGAAGAAGCCTTGCCGCTTTGCCCACAACCCCAGGCACCGGAGGGCGAGCAATGA
- a CDS encoding dihydroxyacetone kinase yields the protein MIAGTAIPRALIAVAEGVDDLQTVTLIDVLRRAQLEVVLASIEGRRMLTCARGTRLTADGMLVDVLVQDFDLIVLPGGLIGAQHLAAHQPLQQLLKGQAAAGRFFAAIAEAPALALQPCGVLRQRRMTCLPAVSQQLSGCTFVDQPVVVDGNCITAQGSAAALAFALALVEQLSGKGVRNVVAAELLA from the coding sequence ATGATTGCTGGAACCGCGATTCCCCGAGCCCTGATCGCCGTTGCCGAAGGTGTCGACGACTTGCAGACCGTCACCCTGATCGACGTCCTGCGCCGGGCGCAGCTCGAAGTGGTGCTGGCGAGCATCGAAGGCCGGCGGATGCTGACCTGCGCCCGTGGCACCCGCCTGACCGCCGACGGCATGTTGGTGGACGTGCTGGTGCAGGACTTCGACCTGATCGTCCTGCCCGGCGGCCTCATCGGCGCCCAGCACCTGGCCGCCCATCAACCCCTGCAACAACTGCTCAAGGGCCAGGCCGCCGCCGGCCGCTTCTTCGCCGCCATCGCCGAAGCGCCCGCCCTGGCATTGCAACCTTGCGGCGTGCTGCGCCAACGGCGCATGACCTGCCTGCCCGCCGTCAGCCAGCAATTGTCCGGATGTACCTTTGTCGACCAACCCGTGGTCGTGGATGGCAACTGCATCACCGCCCAGGGCTCGGCCGCCGCCCTGGCGTTTGCCCTGGCGTTGGTGGAACAACTCAGCGGCAAGGGCGTGCGCAATGTGGTGGCGGCGGAACTGCTGGCCTGA
- a CDS encoding lipoprotein, translating into MNRNLLALACALGLWLPGLPVNAASAPPLSEVKVLKVESPACGFEDITPGQAQTRCDHSGANIKVYVLEVGYGRQPHVTLDGFEVDGTRSPVCAFSNGNLNDCSSRTKVVGYLYIFDLKGKQEGTFSYSNVSINAPGNRMSTQLYIK; encoded by the coding sequence ATGAACAGAAATCTGCTGGCCTTGGCTTGCGCGTTGGGCCTGTGGTTGCCCGGCCTGCCCGTCAATGCCGCCTCGGCACCGCCGTTGAGCGAGGTCAAGGTGCTCAAGGTCGAGTCGCCGGCCTGTGGCTTCGAGGACATCACCCCCGGGCAGGCACAGACCCGTTGTGACCACAGTGGTGCGAACATCAAGGTCTATGTGCTGGAAGTCGGCTATGGCCGCCAGCCCCATGTCACGCTGGACGGCTTCGAAGTCGACGGCACCCGCTCGCCGGTGTGCGCGTTCAGCAATGGCAATCTCAACGATTGTTCGAGCCGCACCAAGGTCGTCGGCTATCTGTACATCTTCGACCTGAAGGGCAAGCAGGAGGGCACCTTCAGCTACAGCAACGTCTCGATCAATGCGCCGGGCAATCGGATGTCGACCCAGTTGTATATCAAGTGA
- a CDS encoding guanine permease — MLERLFQLKAHNTNVRTEILAGVTTFLAMAYILFVNPSILGETGMDKGAVFVATCLAAAIGSTVMGLIANYPIALAPGMGLNAFFTYTVVLHMGHTWQVALGAVFVSAVLFFLLSIFRIREWIINSIPLPLRSAIAAGIGLFLALIALNNAGIVVKNPATMVGLGDLKQPAPILATLGFVLIVALEALKVRGAVLIGILAVTIVSILMGFTPFGGVISMPPSLAPTFLQLDIKGALDIGLVSVIFAFLFVDLFDNSGTLIGVAKRAGLMGKDGHMPKMGRALIADSTAAMAGSLLGTSTTTSYIESAAGVSAGGRTGLTAIVVAVLFLLALFFSPLAGSVPAFATAPALLFVAVLMTSGLAEIDWDDITVAAPVVVTALAMPFTYSIANGIAFGFIAWTAIKLVSGRGRELNPALVILSILFVIKLGWFNA, encoded by the coding sequence ATGCTGGAAAGGCTGTTTCAACTCAAGGCACACAACACCAACGTGCGGACCGAGATCCTGGCGGGCGTCACGACCTTCCTGGCCATGGCCTACATCCTGTTCGTCAACCCGAGCATCCTCGGCGAAACCGGCATGGACAAGGGCGCCGTATTCGTCGCCACGTGCCTGGCGGCAGCCATCGGCTCCACGGTCATGGGGCTGATCGCCAACTACCCGATCGCCCTGGCCCCGGGCATGGGCTTGAACGCCTTCTTCACCTACACCGTGGTCCTGCACATGGGCCATACCTGGCAAGTGGCGCTGGGCGCGGTGTTCGTCTCTGCGGTGCTGTTCTTCCTGCTGTCGATCTTTCGCATCCGCGAGTGGATCATCAACAGCATCCCGCTGCCATTGCGCTCGGCCATCGCCGCCGGCATCGGCCTGTTCCTGGCGCTGATCGCCCTGAACAACGCCGGCATCGTGGTGAAAAACCCGGCGACCATGGTCGGCCTCGGCGACCTGAAGCAACCGGCGCCAATCCTCGCCACGCTCGGTTTTGTCCTGATCGTCGCGCTCGAAGCACTGAAAGTGCGCGGGGCCGTGCTGATCGGCATCCTCGCGGTGACCATCGTCTCGATCCTGATGGGCTTCACCCCGTTCGGCGGCGTGATATCGATGCCGCCCTCCCTGGCCCCGACCTTCCTGCAACTGGACATCAAGGGCGCCCTGGACATCGGCCTGGTCAGCGTGATCTTCGCTTTCCTGTTCGTCGACCTGTTCGACAACTCCGGCACCCTGATCGGCGTCGCCAAGCGCGCCGGGCTGATGGGCAAGGACGGCCACATGCCGAAGATGGGCCGTGCGCTGATCGCCGACAGCACCGCCGCCATGGCCGGTTCGCTGCTGGGCACCTCCACCACCACCAGCTACATCGAGTCGGCGGCGGGCGTCAGTGCCGGCGGCCGCACCGGCCTGACCGCCATCGTGGTGGCGGTCCTGTTCCTGCTGGCGTTGTTCTTCTCGCCACTGGCAGGCAGCGTCCCGGCGTTCGCCACCGCGCCGGCCTTGCTGTTCGTCGCCGTACTGATGACTTCGGGCCTGGCGGAAATCGACTGGGACGACATCACCGTCGCCGCCCCGGTGGTGGTGACCGCGCTGGCCATGCCGTTCACCTACTCCATCGCCAACGGCATCGCCTTCGGTTTCATCGCCTGGACCGCCATCAAGCTGGTGTCGGGCCGTGGCCGTGAGCTGAACCCGGCGCTGGTCATCCTGTCCATCCTGTTCGTGATCAAGTTGGGTTGGTTCAACGCATGA
- a CDS encoding tRNA (uracil-5-)-methyltransferase (catalyzes the formation of 5-methyl-uridine at position 54 in all tRNAs), which yields MTFDSQAYATQLQDKVTRLRELLAPFDAPQPEVFDSPLQNFRLRAEFRLWREAGERHYAMFSQEDKRTPILIETFPIASLRINQLMPQLKAAWQASAPLSHKLFQVEFLTTLAGDAMITLCYHRPLDEHWHAAATQLANDLGVSIIGRSKGKREVIGHDYVVERLEVGGRTFSYRQPEGAFTQPNGTVNQKMLNWAYDALGDRNDDLLELYCGNGNFTLPLATRVRNVLATEISKTSVNAALSNLDENAVANVKLVRLSAEELTEALNEVRPFRRLQGIDLKSYAFGSVFVDPPRAGMDPDTCELTRRFDNILYISCNPETLAANIAQLNDTHRITRCALFDQFPWTHHMESGVLLTRR from the coding sequence ATGACTTTCGATTCCCAGGCGTACGCCACGCAGCTCCAGGACAAGGTCACCCGCTTGCGTGAGCTGCTGGCCCCCTTCGATGCGCCGCAACCCGAGGTGTTCGACTCGCCACTGCAGAACTTCCGCCTGCGGGCCGAATTCCGCCTGTGGCGCGAGGCCGGCGAGCGGCACTACGCGATGTTCTCCCAGGAAGACAAACGCACGCCGATCCTCATCGAGACGTTCCCTATCGCCAGCCTGCGCATCAACCAGTTGATGCCGCAACTCAAAGCCGCCTGGCAGGCCAGCGCGCCCCTGAGCCACAAGCTGTTCCAGGTGGAGTTCCTGACCACCCTGGCCGGCGACGCGATGATCACCCTGTGTTATCACCGTCCGCTGGACGAGCATTGGCATGCCGCCGCCACGCAACTGGCCAACGACTTGGGCGTCAGCATCATTGGCCGCTCCAAGGGCAAGCGAGAAGTGATCGGCCACGACTACGTGGTGGAGCGCCTTGAAGTGGGCGGCCGCACCTTCAGCTATCGCCAGCCCGAAGGCGCCTTCACCCAGCCCAACGGCACGGTGAACCAGAAGATGCTCAATTGGGCCTACGACGCCTTGGGCGATCGCAACGACGACTTGTTGGAACTGTACTGCGGCAACGGCAACTTTACCCTGCCCCTGGCAACCCGCGTACGCAACGTGCTGGCCACCGAAATCAGCAAGACTTCGGTGAACGCGGCGCTGAGCAACCTGGACGAAAACGCCGTGGCTAACGTGAAGCTGGTGCGCTTGTCGGCGGAAGAATTGACCGAAGCGTTGAACGAAGTCCGGCCGTTCCGCCGCTTGCAGGGCATCGACCTGAAAAGCTACGCGTTCGGCAGCGTCTTCGTCGATCCGCCGCGCGCAGGCATGGACCCGGACACCTGCGAACTGACCCGGCGCTTCGACAACATCCTGTACATCTCCTGCAACCCGGAAACCCTCGCCGCCAACATCGCGCAACTGAACGACACCCACCGCATCACGCGCTGCGCGTTGTTCGACCAATTCCCCTGGACCCATCACATGGAATCCGGGGTGTTGCTGACCCGGCGTTGA